The following are from one region of the Pleurodeles waltl isolate 20211129_DDA chromosome 4_1, aPleWal1.hap1.20221129, whole genome shotgun sequence genome:
- the LOC138287088 gene encoding olfactory receptor 5G3-like: MEGMNHTSVTEFILLGITTYIELEVPLFVIFTLVYILTLLGNSLICLLIVTDPHLHTPMYYFLCHLSFVDLCNSSTTIPNMLTDLITVQKTITFSGCVVQLFCVTLFGNLEGVLLGVMAYDRYVAICRPLLYPVIMNQKTCVHFAVATYLWSVLSAVVETILTFRLHFCRSNIIDHFFCDFSPLLKLSCSDTTNNELVIFILVSFVGILSCGIITTSYCYIISTILRIQSLKGRYKAFSTCASHFTQVSLFYGTIFIMYLQPQSSSSKTQSKVLSLFYTVIIPMLNPIIYSLRNHEVKRALRKLVH; encoded by the coding sequence ATGGAAGGTATGAatcacacttcagtgacagagtTCATTCTTCTGGGCATCACAACTTATATTGAGCTAGAAGTCCCGCTCTTTGTAATCTTCACGTTGGTTTATATTTTAACCCTTCTGGGTAATTCACTCATTTGTTTATTGATAGTGACTGatcctcacctccacacacccatgTATTATTTCCTCTGTCATCTTTCCTTTGTTGATCTCTGTAATTCCTCAACAACCATACCTAATATGCTTACAGACCTCATTACTGTCCAGAAGACCATAACGTTTTCTGGCTGTGTGGTTCAACTCTTCTGTGTCACTCTGTTTGGTAATTTGGAGGGTGTCCTGTTGGGGGTGATGGCATATGATCGATATGTAGCCATTTGTAGACCATTGCTTTATCCAGTTATAATGAATCAGAAAACATGTGTTCATTTTGCAGTTGCCACATATCTTTGGAGTGTTCTCAGTGCAGTAGTAGAAACCATCCTTACCTTTAGACTACATTTTTGCAGGTCTAACATAATTGACCACTTTTTCTGTGACTTTTCACCACTTCTGAAGCTATCATGCTCGGACACCACCAATAATGAGTTGGtgatttttattttggtgtccttTGTTGGCATTTTATCTTGTGGCATAATCACCACCTCTTATTGCTATATCATCTCTACTATCCTGCGGATCCAATCTTTGAAAGGGAGATACAAGGCATTTTCAACATGTGCCTCTCACTTCACCCAGGTCTCTTTATTCTATGGAACTATTTTCATCATGTATCTGCAACCACAATCTAGCTCTTCCAAGACCCAGAGTAAAGTGTTGTCCTTGTTTTACACAGTTATTATACCAATGTTAAATCCTATTATCTACAGCCTTAGAAACCATGAAGTGAAAAGAGCCTTGAGAAAATTAGTCCACTGA